The Neobacillus sp. OS1-2 genome includes a window with the following:
- a CDS encoding dihydrolipoamide acetyltransferase family protein: MAYEFRLPDIGEGLHEAEVLTWFKNVGDQVKENENLVEIQTDKAVVEISSPVGGTIQSFGAKSGDVVKVGEILFTVLENNHRVEAITPLPQESSPQNSTQQWSISQQDGRQPTQANLLPKQRVIAAPSVRKLARELGVDITEVTPTGKAGKVTEEDVRSFGIRATKEVAVAIASATPKVVSALQPEQLLKGEVVEEIREPIRGLRKRIYENMTLSKSKAVHCSGMDEVVITKLVEWRKQLQHHAEKVGVKLTYLPFFVKAAAKALQRHPIFNASVDDERMEIVYKKQIHIGIATATDAGLMVPVIKHADQKTILEIAKEIQDLSIRARERKVRTDELTGSTFTISNTGGNGGWYATPIINYPEVAILGIHSIKRKPIVQDDQIIIGDVMGMSITFDHRVIDGAPANAFMTDVHSFIENPELLILEGR, from the coding sequence ATGGCATACGAATTTCGATTACCTGACATAGGTGAAGGATTACACGAAGCGGAAGTCCTTACTTGGTTCAAAAACGTCGGCGACCAAGTAAAGGAAAATGAAAATCTAGTAGAAATACAGACGGATAAAGCGGTTGTAGAAATTTCCTCACCTGTAGGTGGAACCATTCAATCCTTTGGAGCAAAAAGTGGTGATGTGGTTAAGGTGGGCGAAATCCTTTTTACCGTTCTTGAAAATAATCACCGAGTGGAGGCGATTACCCCCCTCCCACAAGAATCCTCACCCCAAAATTCCACACAGCAGTGGTCAATCAGTCAACAGGACGGAAGACAACCTACTCAAGCCAACCTTTTACCGAAACAACGAGTCATAGCGGCACCGTCCGTAAGAAAACTGGCAAGGGAACTAGGGGTTGATATAACAGAAGTGACGCCGACAGGTAAGGCTGGCAAGGTAACGGAAGAGGATGTAAGATCCTTTGGCATCCGAGCTACTAAGGAGGTTGCCGTCGCGATCGCGTCAGCTACTCCAAAGGTTGTTTCTGCGCTACAACCGGAACAATTGTTGAAGGGGGAAGTGGTTGAAGAAATAAGGGAACCGATTCGGGGATTGCGGAAAAGAATTTATGAAAATATGACTCTTTCAAAATCAAAGGCTGTCCATTGCAGTGGCATGGACGAAGTAGTGATCACGAAACTGGTTGAATGGCGAAAACAGTTGCAGCACCATGCTGAAAAGGTGGGAGTCAAGTTGACGTATCTTCCGTTCTTTGTGAAAGCAGCTGCAAAAGCACTTCAACGCCATCCAATCTTTAATGCATCCGTTGATGATGAAAGGATGGAGATTGTTTATAAGAAACAAATCCATATCGGGATTGCAACGGCGACAGACGCGGGCCTAATGGTCCCTGTCATTAAACATGCGGATCAAAAAACAATTTTAGAAATAGCAAAGGAGATTCAAGATCTTTCGATTCGAGCCAGAGAAAGAAAGGTAAGGACTGACGAGCTCACAGGCAGTACTTTTACGATTTCAAACACAGGCGGAAATGGCGGCTGGTATGCAACACCGATTATTAACTACCCAGAGGTTGCCATCCTAGGCATACACAGTATTAAAAGGAAACCAATTGTCCAGGATGATCAAATCATCATTGGCGATGTGATGGGGATGTCCATTACCTTTGATCACCGCGTCATTGATGGTGCCCCAGCAAATGCCTTTATGACGGACGTTCACTCATTCATTGAAAACCCTGAGCTATTAATACTAGAGGGAAGGTAG
- a CDS encoding aminopeptidase, translating to MVLPNFNENLQKYAKLLVAKGINVQPGDWVKMTITVDQAPLARYITQEAYTLGAEKVIVKWSDDEISKLHYLHQPVEVLTTIPEYEIHESEDHVLNHRVSRLSIVSSDPGLLNEVDPAKIGAYQNIAGKAFSAQRIATQNDDLKWTVAAAAGAGWAAKVFPDLSSSEEQVDALWDQIFKTSRVYADDPIAAWDDHKQTLNEKAAKLNEIQFDALHYTAPGTDLTLGLPKNHIWACAESYNPKGEEFIANMPTEEVFTAPDTHRMDGVVRSTKPLSYAGTLIEGIEVHFKDGKIVDISAEKGDEAIKKLVFDNEGGTGLGEVALVPDPSPISQSGITFFNTLFDENASNHLAIGSAYPTTIQGGTKMSQEELLKHGMNTSTVHVDFMIGSDQMDIDGIKQDGTIVPIFRNGDWAF from the coding sequence ATGGTCCTGCCAAATTTTAATGAAAACTTACAAAAATACGCAAAACTTTTAGTAGCAAAAGGAATCAACGTTCAGCCCGGTGATTGGGTAAAAATGACGATTACTGTGGATCAAGCTCCATTAGCTCGTTATATCACCCAAGAGGCATATACGTTAGGGGCAGAAAAAGTAATCGTTAAATGGTCTGATGATGAAATCAGCAAGCTGCATTACTTACATCAACCTGTAGAAGTGTTGACGACCATTCCTGAATACGAAATTCATGAATCCGAAGACCATGTGTTAAATCATCGAGTAAGTCGTCTATCGATTGTCTCAAGTGATCCTGGATTACTAAATGAAGTCGATCCCGCTAAAATCGGTGCCTATCAAAATATAGCTGGAAAAGCATTCAGTGCCCAGCGTATTGCCACACAAAATGATGATTTGAAATGGACTGTTGCTGCCGCTGCCGGTGCAGGTTGGGCTGCAAAAGTGTTCCCGGACTTATCATCTTCTGAGGAACAGGTCGATGCCTTATGGGATCAAATCTTTAAAACCTCCCGTGTTTATGCAGATGACCCAATTGCTGCATGGGATGACCATAAACAAACATTGAATGAAAAAGCGGCGAAACTAAATGAAATCCAATTTGATGCCCTTCACTATACAGCTCCAGGTACGGATTTAACGTTAGGTTTACCAAAGAACCACATTTGGGCCTGTGCAGAGAGCTATAATCCTAAAGGGGAAGAGTTTATTGCTAACATGCCGACGGAGGAAGTCTTCACGGCGCCTGATACCCATCGCATGGATGGTGTGGTTCGCAGCACCAAACCGTTAAGCTATGCCGGGACATTAATCGAAGGCATTGAGGTTCATTTTAAGGATGGCAAAATCGTGGATATTTCTGCTGAAAAGGGCGATGAGGCGATTAAGAAGTTGGTTTTTGATAACGAAGGCGGTACAGGCTTGGGTGAAGTGGCCCTAGTACCAGATCCATCACCTATTTCACAATCCGGAATTACTTTCTTCAATACCCTTTTTGATGAAAATGCCTCCAATCACTTAGCCATCGGATCAGCTTATCCGACTACCATTCAGGGTGGCACAAAGATGAGTCAAGAGGAACTATTGAAGCACGGCATGAACACTTCCACCGTACACGTCGATTTCATGATAGGTTCTGACCAAATGGATATCGATGGCATTAAGCAAGACGGCACCATTGTTCCCATCTTCCGTAATGGGGACTGGGCGTTTTAG
- a CDS encoding acyl-CoA dehydrogenase family protein, whose protein sequence is MSLTSQDTETRGKNTYTFDEFVEKRENLDWYRDEPFLQKATEKFTGMEFEQIHEKILSFSPTVSSKWNHLAAQSARPEVRPHMLHYDAFNHRIDRVVRPPETHQLEKGVFGEGLFSSQMPTWESFVKRMLIHQLGEAGVTCPLTCTHGLIALLEEFPNEAHPELHEILMQTKEGANGEFAIGAQFMSEIQGGSDLPANLLEAVPDGKNYRLYGNKFFCSVAHADYSVVTAKISGSNKVSTFIVPSWLPGDKEKEKRNGYQINRIKWKMGTAEVPTGEFQYNGALAYPIGPKDKGIAVAVGIVLTLSRLEIGIACAGFMLRASREANLYSEFRSVFGKKIKDYPLAASKLMQIENAAQRTTAGAFKIYDLFLRLEKPLNPGLKSDHPLETRKQLFNLRELILLQKIGATKEGVEIVREAISVFAGHGVMEEFSALPRIFRDVVVNEQWEGPRNLLLTQIYRDISRVADWYPPSDFVRHVLEGASQETIQAFSEQLQDLLQRPVLGEVSEGSMEAAIEWDTFCSAFFKAYQEVAVSEIK, encoded by the coding sequence ATGAGCCTTACTTCCCAGGACACGGAAACTAGAGGGAAAAACACCTACACCTTTGATGAATTCGTAGAAAAGCGTGAAAATCTTGATTGGTATCGTGATGAACCATTTTTGCAGAAAGCAACGGAAAAATTCACTGGTATGGAGTTTGAACAAATTCATGAAAAAATTCTTTCCTTTTCACCAACGGTTTCCTCCAAATGGAATCATTTAGCTGCACAAAGTGCAAGGCCGGAGGTCCGCCCTCACATGCTACACTATGATGCGTTTAATCATAGGATCGACAGAGTGGTTCGTCCACCGGAAACACATCAATTAGAAAAAGGAGTATTTGGTGAAGGGCTGTTTTCTAGTCAAATGCCGACTTGGGAAAGTTTTGTGAAACGAATGTTAATTCATCAATTGGGAGAAGCGGGGGTTACATGTCCCTTAACATGTACCCATGGCTTAATTGCTCTACTCGAAGAATTTCCGAATGAGGCACATCCAGAACTCCATGAGATATTAATGCAGACAAAAGAGGGGGCTAACGGCGAATTTGCCATTGGTGCCCAGTTTATGTCAGAAATTCAGGGCGGCTCTGATTTACCTGCTAATCTACTAGAAGCCGTGCCGGATGGAAAAAACTATCGGTTATATGGGAATAAATTCTTTTGCTCGGTGGCCCATGCCGATTATTCCGTGGTTACCGCAAAGATTTCAGGGTCAAATAAGGTATCCACTTTTATTGTTCCTTCATGGCTTCCAGGGGATAAAGAAAAGGAAAAGAGAAATGGATATCAAATTAACCGGATTAAATGGAAAATGGGTACTGCGGAGGTTCCGACAGGTGAATTTCAATATAATGGTGCCCTTGCCTATCCAATCGGTCCAAAAGATAAAGGGATAGCCGTGGCAGTGGGAATAGTTCTGACGTTGTCCCGTCTTGAAATTGGCATTGCCTGTGCCGGATTTATGCTCCGTGCATCAAGAGAAGCAAATCTTTATAGTGAATTCCGTTCCGTTTTTGGCAAAAAGATAAAAGACTATCCACTTGCAGCCAGCAAGTTAATGCAAATAGAAAATGCGGCACAGCGTACAACAGCAGGTGCCTTTAAAATTTATGATCTCTTCCTGCGACTTGAAAAGCCACTCAATCCCGGACTAAAATCAGACCACCCGCTTGAAACCAGAAAGCAATTATTTAATCTACGGGAACTAATTTTATTGCAAAAAATTGGCGCTACCAAAGAGGGAGTAGAAATAGTACGTGAGGCTATCTCAGTGTTTGCCGGTCATGGCGTGATGGAAGAGTTCTCCGCGCTTCCACGGATATTTAGGGATGTCGTCGTAAACGAACAATGGGAAGGACCACGAAACCTCTTATTAACCCAGATTTATCGTGATATTAGTAGAGTAGCTGATTGGTATCCTCCGTCTGATTTCGTTCGTCATGTTCTTGAAGGAGCCTCTCAAGAAACCATTCAAGCCTTTTCGGAACAGCTTCAAGACCTGCTGCAACGACCGGTTCTAGGCGAAGTAAGTGAGGGGTCCATGGAAGCAGCAATCGAATGGGATACATTTTGCAGTGCCTTCTTCAAAGCCTATCAGGAAGTGGCAGTATCGGAGATAAAGTAG
- a CDS encoding alpha-ketoacid dehydrogenase subunit beta, with protein MTTMTMIEAINFTLRKEMERDQRVICIGEDIGKNGGVFRATDGLQALFGEERVVDTPIAESAIIGASVGMASRGLRPVAEIQFFGFIYEAMDQMVAQAARLRFRSGGVLQAPMVVRAPFGGGVRTPELHSDSLEGLFLHSPGMKVVMPSNAYDAKGLLTAAIRDNDPVLFLEPMKLYRAFKQEVPEEDYVIEIGKARVLKQGEELTIITWGPSVPLVSKVVEQWEKQTNTTVEIIDVRTISPIDEETILTSVQKTGRAIIVHEAVKTGGPGAEISALINEKALFHLTAPIIRITGFDTPYPVPSVEDEWLPNANRIIQGMKEVFSH; from the coding sequence ATGACCACAATGACGATGATTGAGGCGATTAATTTTACCTTGAGAAAGGAAATGGAAAGGGACCAGCGAGTCATTTGCATAGGTGAGGACATTGGCAAAAACGGCGGGGTTTTCCGTGCCACAGATGGCCTGCAGGCGCTATTTGGGGAAGAACGCGTTGTCGATACGCCAATCGCAGAGTCGGCCATTATTGGAGCTTCCGTTGGGATGGCAAGCAGGGGGTTACGTCCAGTCGCTGAGATTCAATTTTTTGGATTTATTTACGAAGCGATGGATCAGATGGTGGCACAGGCTGCGAGACTTCGATTTAGGTCTGGTGGTGTATTGCAGGCACCAATGGTCGTCAGGGCACCATTTGGTGGAGGAGTAAGAACCCCGGAACTCCATTCTGATAGTTTAGAAGGTTTGTTTTTGCATTCGCCTGGGATGAAGGTGGTTATGCCAAGTAATGCCTATGATGCTAAGGGATTATTAACGGCGGCGATTCGTGATAATGATCCGGTATTATTTCTTGAACCAATGAAGCTTTATAGGGCTTTCAAACAAGAAGTACCGGAGGAAGATTATGTGATTGAGATAGGAAAGGCTCGTGTGTTAAAGCAAGGTGAAGAGTTAACGATCATTACTTGGGGACCAAGTGTACCGCTTGTCAGTAAGGTAGTCGAGCAATGGGAAAAGCAGACAAATACAACTGTTGAAATAATTGATGTAAGGACGATTTCCCCAATCGATGAGGAAACGATTCTGACTTCCGTGCAAAAGACTGGGAGGGCGATCATTGTTCATGAAGCAGTGAAAACCGGGGGACCAGGCGCCGAGATCTCCGCGCTCATCAATGAAAAGGCATTATTTCACCTAACGGCACCGATTATTAGAATAACTGGTTTTGATACCCCTTATCCGGTACCGTCGGTGGAGGATGAATGGCTGCCTAATGCCAACAGAATCATTCAAGGCATGAAGGAAGTATTTTCGCATTAA
- a CDS encoding AbrB/MazE/SpoVT family DNA-binding domain-containing protein, with protein MVLATLPKGRETMSEMNRKPIRRVKVSRQRQINIPKDFYDALNLSDEAFIEFNGKEIIIRPAEYEVVDFSEDILKDLVRKGYSGEELIFHFTRIKAEIPNALDRMAKEAMQNPVLNGTNDLDDFLDSVEDDEENE; from the coding sequence ATGGTATTAGCTACTTTACCGAAAGGAAGAGAAACCATGAGTGAGATGAATAGAAAGCCGATTAGACGTGTGAAAGTGTCCAGGCAGCGCCAAATTAATATCCCAAAAGATTTTTATGATGCTTTGAATTTATCTGATGAAGCTTTTATTGAATTTAATGGGAAAGAAATAATTATTCGTCCGGCTGAATATGAAGTTGTCGATTTTTCAGAGGATATTTTAAAAGATCTTGTCCGTAAAGGTTATAGTGGGGAGGAGTTAATTTTCCACTTTACTCGCATTAAGGCTGAGATTCCTAATGCTTTAGATCGTATGGCTAAAGAAGCTATGCAAAATCCAGTTCTTAATGGAACAAATGATTTGGACGATTTCTTGGATTCAGTGGAGGACGACGAAGAAAATGAATGA
- a CDS encoding type II toxin-antitoxin system RelE/ParE family toxin, which translates to MNEVLPYVLSDRAAKTLKRIRKTDRTLYEKMLAGIMAIRLDPNVGEPKKGDLKGYSSLDISHMRTNYELCYKLELNENGDVVLIVLMGPRENFYDDLKRYLNL; encoded by the coding sequence ATGAATGAGGTGCTACCATACGTATTAAGTGATCGAGCAGCAAAGACTTTAAAAAGGATAAGAAAAACTGATCGTACTTTATATGAAAAAATGTTGGCTGGCATTATGGCGATTCGTCTGGATCCGAATGTGGGGGAGCCGAAAAAAGGAGATTTAAAAGGATATAGTTCTCTTGATATCAGCCATATGCGTACCAATTATGAGTTATGTTATAAGCTGGAGCTTAATGAAAACGGTGACGTGGTTCTCATTGTTCTAATGGGGCCACGTGAGAATTTTTACGATGATTTAAAACGATATTTGAATTTGTAA
- a CDS encoding FAD-binding dehydrogenase — translation MEFDVIVVGAGLAGLVATAEIADAGKKVLLLDQEPEASMGGQAWWSFGGLFLVDSPEQRRMGIKDSKELAWQDWVGTAGFDRELDEDYWAVKWAKAYVDFAAGEKRSWLYDMGVRLFPVVGWAERGGYLADGHGNSVPRFHIVWGTGPGIVAPFERRVREHMKKGLVEYCPRHRVDDLINRNGAIVGVSGSVLVPSSAARGEASSREVVGNFAYQAQAVLVSSGGIGGNHDLVRKNWPSRMGKPPKQMISGVPAHVDGRMLAITEEAGGRMVNRDRMWHYTEGIKNWDPVWANHGIRILPGPSSIWLDARGNRFPAPNFPGFDTLGTLEAIQKTGYDYSWFILTQKIIEKEFALSGSEQNPDLTGKSIRKVVGRALPGASGPVKAFMDKGEDFIIEDNLSDLVAGMNKLTGENLLNFSEIERQIKARDRELENKFTKDLQITAIRGARNYLGDKLIRVATPHKILDPKNGPLIAVRLHIVSRKTLGGLQTDLSGQVLNATGDPVPGLYAAGEASGFGGGGVHGYRSLEGTFVGGCLFSGRVAGRAIAKKLL, via the coding sequence GTGGAATTTGATGTCATCGTAGTAGGGGCCGGGCTTGCGGGGTTAGTAGCGACAGCGGAGATTGCCGATGCCGGTAAAAAGGTTTTGCTGTTAGATCAGGAACCTGAGGCATCCATGGGCGGACAGGCATGGTGGTCCTTCGGTGGTTTGTTCCTAGTTGATTCACCGGAACAGCGGCGAATGGGAATAAAAGATTCGAAAGAATTAGCATGGCAGGATTGGGTAGGAACAGCTGGTTTCGACAGGGAATTGGATGAAGATTACTGGGCGGTAAAATGGGCGAAGGCATATGTAGATTTTGCCGCAGGGGAGAAACGTTCATGGCTATATGATATGGGAGTGCGCCTTTTTCCAGTAGTAGGATGGGCAGAACGTGGCGGTTATCTTGCCGACGGACATGGAAATTCAGTCCCGCGCTTCCATATTGTTTGGGGAACGGGGCCAGGCATCGTGGCACCGTTTGAACGGAGAGTCCGGGAGCATATGAAAAAGGGATTAGTCGAATACTGTCCGCGACATCGGGTTGACGATCTGATAAATCGTAACGGGGCAATTGTTGGTGTGAGCGGTTCTGTTCTTGTCCCAAGTTCTGCTGCCCGCGGTGAGGCCAGCAGTCGAGAGGTGGTTGGAAACTTTGCCTATCAGGCACAAGCCGTGCTGGTTTCCAGTGGTGGTATAGGTGGCAACCATGATCTAGTCCGCAAAAATTGGCCTAGTCGAATGGGGAAGCCCCCAAAACAGATGATTTCAGGTGTACCCGCACATGTGGATGGAAGGATGCTTGCCATTACCGAAGAAGCAGGCGGTCGAATGGTAAACCGTGACCGTATGTGGCACTATACCGAAGGAATTAAAAACTGGGATCCTGTTTGGGCTAATCACGGGATTCGAATCCTTCCAGGGCCTTCATCAATCTGGTTAGATGCACGAGGCAATCGTTTCCCTGCACCCAATTTTCCTGGGTTTGACACATTAGGAACGCTTGAAGCGATCCAAAAGACAGGCTATGACTATTCATGGTTTATTTTAACGCAGAAAATTATCGAAAAGGAATTTGCCCTTTCCGGTTCGGAACAAAACCCGGATCTAACAGGAAAAAGTATTCGAAAAGTAGTAGGCAGAGCGCTGCCTGGGGCATCTGGTCCTGTAAAAGCATTTATGGACAAAGGGGAAGACTTTATCATTGAAGATAATTTGAGCGATTTAGTAGCCGGTATGAATAAATTGACAGGAGAAAACCTGTTAAATTTCTCAGAAATTGAGCGCCAAATAAAAGCACGAGATCGCGAACTGGAAAATAAATTTACGAAGGATCTTCAAATAACAGCAATCCGGGGTGCACGGAATTATCTTGGGGATAAACTAATCCGCGTCGCAACACCGCATAAAATTCTTGATCCGAAAAATGGACCTTTGATTGCAGTCCGTTTGCATATCGTAAGCCGAAAAACGTTAGGCGGCTTGCAGACTGATTTGTCGGGGCAAGTTCTTAATGCTACAGGAGATCCAGTTCCAGGTCTGTATGCGGCAGGAGAAGCATCGGGGTTCGGTGGCGGTGGAGTACATGGATATCGTTCACTTGAAGGCACGTTTGTCGGCGGCTGTCTTTTTTCGGGAAGAGTAGCCGGTCGGGCAATAGCAAAAAAGCTCCTTTAG
- the pdhA gene encoding pyruvate dehydrogenase (acetyl-transferring) E1 component subunit alpha, protein MWLEPNETVVEKIQYLDENGKLTGESPDVKDEELINLYKWMIQARSFDQRALKLQRQGRIGTYAPMIGQEAAQIGSAFALEKQDWVYPSYREVGVSLVHGVPMENFFLYTMGHLKGTASESANVFPVQIIIGAQCLHAVGGAWAGKYNKENSVSVAYIGDGGTSEGDFHEALNFAGVYKLPVVFFVQNNQWAISVPISKQTGSASISQKAVAYGITGVQVDGNDALAVYSTMKQALERARQGKPVLVEAITYRQGPHTTADDPTKYRDSGELEKWLAMDPLKRMKAFLMEKEIWNEELEQKEYEWADKKVSEAFELAVNTPRSKVEEIFGLVYEQKTNQLTEQLNSIPTEGVLK, encoded by the coding sequence ATGTGGTTGGAACCTAATGAAACGGTAGTCGAGAAAATTCAGTACCTGGATGAAAACGGGAAGCTTACCGGTGAAAGTCCGGACGTAAAGGATGAGGAACTGATTAACTTGTATAAATGGATGATTCAAGCGAGATCGTTTGATCAACGAGCCTTAAAATTGCAGCGTCAAGGGAGAATCGGTACGTATGCCCCCATGATTGGCCAGGAGGCGGCACAAATTGGCAGCGCTTTCGCTTTAGAAAAACAGGATTGGGTCTATCCTAGCTACCGGGAAGTCGGTGTCAGTTTGGTCCACGGAGTCCCAATGGAGAATTTTTTCCTTTATACCATGGGACATCTCAAGGGCACGGCATCTGAATCAGCCAATGTTTTCCCTGTGCAAATTATCATTGGGGCCCAGTGTCTACATGCTGTCGGTGGTGCCTGGGCAGGAAAATACAATAAGGAAAATAGTGTAAGTGTCGCCTACATTGGCGACGGCGGCACTTCCGAGGGCGATTTCCACGAGGCGTTAAATTTTGCCGGTGTCTATAAACTTCCAGTCGTCTTTTTCGTTCAAAACAATCAGTGGGCGATAAGTGTACCGATTTCAAAACAAACGGGCAGTGCCTCGATTTCCCAAAAAGCAGTAGCGTATGGCATTACCGGGGTTCAAGTGGATGGTAATGATGCACTTGCCGTTTATTCTACCATGAAGCAGGCACTTGAACGTGCTCGCCAGGGAAAACCTGTATTAGTGGAGGCTATTACATACAGACAAGGGCCGCATACGACGGCTGATGACCCGACCAAATACAGGGATAGTGGTGAGCTAGAGAAATGGCTGGCAATGGATCCACTGAAGAGAATGAAAGCTTTTCTCATGGAAAAAGAAATCTGGAATGAAGAGCTGGAACAAAAAGAATATGAATGGGCCGACAAAAAGGTTTCAGAGGCATTTGAACTCGCTGTCAACACACCAAGAAGCAAGGTTGAAGAAATATTTGGGTTGGTCTATGAGCAAAAGACAAACCAGCTTACAGAGCAGCTGAACTCCATTCCAACAGAGGGGGTATTGAAGTGA
- a CDS encoding FAD-linked oxidase C-terminal domain-containing protein, whose amino-acid sequence MKLYDELLRIIGDGERVSINQTVLEQHSKGVAYHTPAMPDIVVFPISKEEVCRIVQFANEHSIAVVPFGAGTSLEGHIIPVNGGITLNFTLMNQILSIRPDDFLVTVQPGVTRDQLNHALKKHGLFFPIDPGADASIGGMAATNASGTNSVKYGVMRDQVLGLELVLADGSVIRSGGYSYKSSAGYNLTGLFVGSEGTLGIFTEIILKLQGIPEVISDVKATFPSIEAAGKAATMLLKAGLPIGKIELVDEKTIKAVNSYKNTTYREEPTLFMEFSGNGPDVAYSVEQAREIISGEQSATFEFENDSLKRAQLWEARHHVAFAILAANPGMGMMSTDVCVPLSELTSALAHTRNVVEEEGLDAAIFGHVGDGNYHAVLPVDPNSKEQQKRVEEVHKQIVQFALSKGGTCTGEHGIGLGKKAFLRQEHGDLLPIMKGIKASVDPNHILNPGKIFEGVSVTSQLKGPITS is encoded by the coding sequence GTGAAGCTTTATGATGAGTTGTTACGTATTATCGGTGATGGTGAGAGGGTTTCGATTAATCAGACGGTCTTGGAACAGCATAGTAAAGGGGTGGCATACCACACACCCGCAATGCCCGATATAGTTGTTTTCCCTATTTCAAAAGAAGAGGTTTGCAGGATTGTTCAGTTTGCCAATGAGCACTCTATTGCAGTAGTCCCATTTGGGGCCGGAACAAGCTTGGAAGGGCACATTATCCCTGTCAACGGAGGAATTACCCTCAATTTCACGCTGATGAATCAAATTCTCTCGATCAGGCCGGATGACTTTTTGGTCACAGTTCAGCCGGGTGTCACAAGGGATCAATTGAATCATGCGTTAAAGAAACATGGTCTCTTTTTCCCTATCGATCCCGGGGCAGACGCCTCCATTGGAGGAATGGCGGCAACGAATGCCAGCGGTACAAATAGTGTTAAATATGGAGTCATGCGCGATCAGGTGCTGGGATTGGAGCTCGTTTTGGCAGATGGTTCGGTTATTCGGAGCGGCGGTTATTCCTATAAATCATCGGCAGGATACAATTTAACTGGACTTTTCGTTGGATCGGAAGGGACATTAGGGATCTTTACGGAAATTATTCTAAAACTGCAAGGAATTCCGGAGGTTATCTCTGATGTGAAAGCAACATTCCCATCGATTGAAGCAGCTGGGAAAGCAGCTACGATGTTGCTAAAGGCTGGACTTCCAATTGGAAAAATAGAGTTAGTGGATGAAAAGACCATCAAAGCCGTAAATTCCTATAAAAACACAACCTATCGTGAGGAACCCACTTTGTTTATGGAATTCAGCGGCAACGGACCTGATGTAGCGTATAGCGTCGAACAGGCACGAGAAATTATCAGTGGTGAACAATCTGCCACGTTTGAATTTGAAAATGATTCCCTAAAGAGGGCCCAGCTTTGGGAAGCCAGGCACCATGTAGCCTTTGCTATTTTAGCAGCAAATCCGGGGATGGGGATGATGTCTACAGATGTATGTGTCCCACTGTCCGAACTAACCAGTGCATTAGCACATACTAGGAATGTAGTCGAAGAAGAGGGTCTCGATGCAGCCATTTTTGGGCATGTGGGTGATGGCAATTATCATGCGGTATTACCAGTGGATCCAAATAGTAAAGAACAACAGAAGCGCGTAGAGGAAGTCCATAAACAGATTGTCCAGTTTGCATTGTCCAAAGGAGGGACCTGCACTGGTGAGCACGGGATAGGTCTCGGCAAGAAAGCCTTCTTGCGGCAAGAACATGGAGATCTTTTACCGATTATGAAGGGGATCAAAGCATCCGTTGATCCGAACCATATTTTAAATCCCGGGAAGATATTTGAAGGGGTGTCTGTAACGTCTCAATTGAAGGGGCCAATCACTTCGTAA
- a CDS encoding MerR family DNA-binding protein: MSEERLFSISELATMFDVSSRTIRYYEEVGMLTSETRDSLTKQRSYTTQERRRLKMILRGKNLGFSLQEIKEMIELYEANPEGEEEKKRIIQHADRKIQDINDQILQLEMLRDEIIAHKVRYLQKR; encoded by the coding sequence ATGTCAGAGGAACGTCTTTTTTCAATAAGCGAACTAGCAACCATGTTTGATGTCAGCTCCAGAACCATTCGTTACTATGAAGAAGTCGGAATGCTAACGTCAGAGACACGCGACAGCTTAACCAAGCAAAGAAGTTATACAACTCAAGAAAGAAGAAGGTTAAAAATGATTCTCCGCGGCAAAAACCTCGGCTTTAGCTTGCAAGAAATAAAAGAAATGATTGAGTTGTATGAAGCAAATCCTGAGGGTGAAGAAGAGAAGAAAAGAATCATCCAGCATGCTGACCGAAAAATTCAGGATATCAATGATCAGATTTTACAATTGGAAATGTTAAGAGATGAGATCATTGCTCATAAGGTGAGGTATTTACAAAAAAGGTGA